A window from Ignavibacteriota bacterium encodes these proteins:
- a CDS encoding DUF2190 family protein, with the protein MKEFPKILIVGKVPTDPSDKDEPKNLVYAELENQIVQGFQELQNVYYNRNKYIERYYFGYIDLEEALIYALNNKFSIVVLPYNYFNSADLLMIRHYFPSVNLIFGSCNSLTNSHCNILPKLQIVQFVSTGTFPHENNSYGYNCDFWLPDTMSPRVFDGNEYAQSSPGRIAGYIAYLMYEYNLSFWDARVLLICSTYPNSYNSLNENTFSNHWTELNGFGQPSLYSATWVYDNNHFFYARNPYLLYKLRTKDMQTEQSTLITSVLMPADRTKNLFIGLDGALCGNGAKALGVLNADTQANDYGPVMTSGIALVVSGAAVTLGAKVQSNANGQAIVFASGEFNGFALDAATGANQLIRVLLK; encoded by the coding sequence TTGAAAGAATTTCCAAAAATATTAATCGTCGGTAAAGTTCCAACAGATCCCAGTGATAAAGATGAACCAAAAAATCTTGTTTATGCTGAATTGGAAAATCAAATTGTTCAAGGGTTTCAAGAACTTCAAAATGTTTATTATAACCGCAATAAATATATCGAAAGATATTATTTCGGTTATATTGATCTTGAAGAAGCTCTTATTTATGCACTTAATAATAAATTTTCAATAGTAGTATTGCCTTATAATTATTTTAATTCTGCTGATTTGCTGATGATAAGGCATTATTTCCCTTCGGTTAATTTAATTTTTGGTTCGTGTAATTCTTTAACTAATTCACATTGTAATATTTTACCCAAATTGCAGATAGTTCAATTTGTTTCCACCGGAACATTTCCCCATGAAAATAATTCGTATGGTTATAATTGCGATTTCTGGCTTCCCGATACAATGTCTCCGCGCGTATTTGATGGAAATGAATATGCTCAATCTTCACCCGGAAGAATTGCCGGCTATATCGCTTATTTAATGTATGAGTATAATCTTTCCTTTTGGGATGCAAGAGTTCTTTTAATCTGTTCTACCTATCCAAATTCTTATAATTCATTAAATGAAAATACTTTTAGCAATCATTGGACGGAATTAAACGGATTTGGTCAGCCGTCATTATATTCAGCGACTTGGGTATATGACAACAATCATTTTTTCTATGCGCGTAATCCCTATTTACTTTATAAATTAAGGACAAAAGATATGCAGACAGAACAATCAACTTTAATCACTTCGGTTTTAATGCCGGCAGATAGAACAAAAAATTTATTCATTGGTTTAGACGGTGCTTTGTGCGGAAACGGTGCCAAAGCTCTTGGTGTGTTAAATGCAGATACTCAAGCAAATGATTACGGACCGGTAATGACATCCGGTATTGCTCTTGTTGTTTCCGGCGCCGCTGTTACACTTGGTGCTAAAGTTCAATCAAATGCAAATGGACAAGCAATTGTTTTCGCATCCGGAGAATTTAACGGATTTGCTTTAGATGCTGCCACCGGAGCAAACCAGCTTATCAGAGTTTTATTAAAATAA
- a CDS encoding Clp protease ClpP, with protein MNKGIINIFDHISSFGISSKTILYTLEDFKSKNISEIEVRINSAGGSLFEGFSIFNQLRDFGNVTTIVDGIAASIASVIALAGNKILAYKNSYMFIHNPWNIAIGDTNDFQDQSNNLGKFRDTLIDIYKAKTGLDDEKLKDFCNKSTFINADEALAMGFVDDIIENYRTEKFVAFNSSILDESGNPLEEIPLSEEKNINSSSPESSANDLLSVVTNLKEDFTNLKDDLTKQLNYSVQLKIDIAKFESSLNDKIKSGSLTPAVKNSIMDILQFINAEHDSDPLNQTKILLSKFDSLIDQFPNMLLLDDFAKNLGSSKSEYEYDNYEVDAESFALHKKVLALSKEQKISYKDALLRLMNN; from the coding sequence ATGAATAAAGGTATTATTAACATTTTTGATCACATTTCAAGTTTTGGCATTTCTTCTAAAACAATTCTTTACACTCTTGAAGATTTCAAATCAAAAAATATTTCTGAAATTGAAGTTCGAATTAATTCAGCCGGAGGTAGTTTATTCGAAGGCTTCTCAATCTTTAACCAATTACGCGATTTCGGAAACGTAACTACTATTGTTGACGGAATCGCAGCTTCAATTGCTTCCGTTATTGCTCTTGCCGGAAATAAGATCTTAGCTTACAAAAATTCCTACATGTTTATTCACAATCCTTGGAATATCGCAATCGGTGATACAAATGATTTTCAAGACCAATCAAACAATCTTGGGAAATTCCGGGATACGCTAATAGATATTTACAAAGCAAAAACCGGTTTGGATGATGAAAAACTTAAGGATTTCTGTAATAAATCAACTTTCATTAACGCCGATGAAGCTCTTGCAATGGGTTTTGTTGATGATATTATAGAAAATTATAGGACGGAAAAATTTGTCGCTTTTAATTCGTCAATTCTTGATGAATCCGGAAATCCTTTGGAAGAAATACCACTATCTGAAGAGAAAAATATTAATTCATCCTCCCCAGAATCCTCAGCAAATGATTTGTTATCTGTTGTTACAAATCTTAAAGAAGATTTTACAAATTTAAAAGATGATCTAACCAAACAGCTTAATTATTCCGTTCAGTTAAAAATTGATATCGCAAAATTTGAATCATCTCTTAATGATAAAATTAAATCCGGTTCGCTTACTCCCGCAGTAAAAAATTCAATAATGGATATTTTGCAATTTATAAATGCGGAGCACGATTCTGATCCGCTAAATCAGACTAAAATTCTTTTGTCAAAATTTGATTCGCTTATTGATCAATTCCCAAATATGCTTTTATTGGATGATTTCGCAAAAAATCTCGGCAGTTCTAAATCTGAGTATGAATATGATAACTATGAAGTTGATGCTGAATCTTTTGCACTTCATAAAAAAGTATTGGCGTTATCCAAGGAACAGAAAATTTCTTATAAGGATGCGCTTCTAAGATTAATGAATAATTAA